One Coffea arabica cultivar ET-39 chromosome 5c, Coffea Arabica ET-39 HiFi, whole genome shotgun sequence DNA window includes the following coding sequences:
- the LOC140007333 gene encoding uncharacterized protein, whose translation MEKTTPKIISDSMVKVKANPPPSSSRLEKSRKQDKEKEILEVFRKVQVNIPLLDTIKQVHKYTKFLKDLCVNKRKLRGNERIMMEENVSAVLQRKLPPKCRDPDVLVQVNELVFPVDFYILDMETLSEHCTKIDVKKGTLTMEFDGEMIHFNIFDVMKYPFESHSVFAVSVINPVVQEVFELNGKAELEVTLIKHLELKTTYDVDISSKLKHMVELLQSLAPTTRMYELASLFMPESHQKLLPSMVQALVVELKPLPDHLKYNILVMKKPFWS comes from the exons atggaaaagacGACTCCTAAGATAATCTCTGACTCTATGGTTAAAGTTAAGGCTAATCCACCACCCTCTTCTAGTAGATTGGAGAAGTCTAGGAAGCAAGATAAGGAGAAAGAGATCCTAGAGGTATTTCGCAAAGTGCAAGTAAACATTCCTCTATTGGACACGATCAAGCAGGTGCACAAGTACACAAAGTTCTTAAAGGATTTGTGCGTCAATAAAAGAAAGCTAAGAGGAAATGAAAGAATTATGATGGAAGAGAACGTATCAGCAGTGTTGCAAAGGAAATTGCCGCCAAAATGTAGGGATCCAG ATGTTTtggttcaagtgaatgaattaGTGTTTCCTGTTGATTTCTACATACTTGACAT GGAGACCCTTTCTGAGCACTGCACAAAAATCGATGTAAAAAAGGGTACCCTTACAATGGAGTTTGATGGGGAGATGATTCACTTTAATATATTTGATGTcatgaaatatccatttgaaTCTCACTCTGTTTTTGCCGTAAGTGTAATTAACCCTGTGGTCCAGGAAGTTTTTGAGTTGAATGGCAAGGCTGAGTTAGAAGTCACTCTTATCAAGCATCTTGAGTTGAAAACAACTTATGATGTGGATATAAGTTCAAAATTGAAGCACATGGTTGAATTACTGCAATCATTGGCACCTACTACAAGGATGTATGAACTTGCATCCTTGTTTATGCCTGAATCTCATCAAAAGTTGCTGCCTTCTATGGTGCAGGCACTAGTGGTGGAATTGAAACCTTTGCCAGATCATCTCAAATATAATATCTTGGTGATGAAAAAACCTTTCTGGTCATAA